A DNA window from Corynebacterium ciconiae DSM 44920 contains the following coding sequences:
- the ligA gene encoding NAD-dependent DNA ligase LigA — MRSSTRNRGGSHTLDCGGVTTNDLRKKWDELATAVRHHREKYYNQQPEISDGEFDRLFRALEQLEAEHPELRVPDSPTLQVGAPVAESSSFANVTHLERLYSLDNVFTLEELRAWLERTSAEEYLTELKIDGLSIDLVYRNGQLERAATRGDGRVGEDITANAKVVEDIPHQLQGSKDYPVPELVEIRGEVFIAIEDFADVNAARIDEGGKPFANPRNAAAGSLRQKDTAAVRRRKLRMICHGIGARKGFAPASQHEAYEAMTAWGLPTSAYTTTAGSVSEIISQVEYWQKHRHDAVFELDGLVVKVNDLQQQRDYGATSRAPRWAIAYKYPPEEVTTTLVDIRASVGRTGRVTPYAVMDPVFVAGSTVSMATLHNPEEVRRKGVLIGDTVVIRKAGEIIPEVLGPVADTRDGSERDYIFPTLCPECGARLRPAKTDDADWRCPNTRSCRGQLTGRLSYLASRSAFDIEALGEKGAQDLIDRGILRDEAGLFDLSEKDLRASAVYTTSTGAINASAKKLLDNLAASMTVELWRVLVALSIRHVGPTAARALAQHFGSIPALFDAPLEEIAEVEGVGRTIAESIADWWEVDWHRAIVERWAASGVRMTEEPSAAAELPQVLDGMSIVVTGTLENFTRDEAKEAIISRGGKAASSVSKKTTYVVVGENAGSKETKARDLGLDILDEAGFMQLLGLSQ; from the coding sequence ATGCGTAGTAGCACCAGAAATCGAGGTGGTTCACACACGCTAGACTGTGGAGGCGTGACTACGAACGATCTGCGCAAAAAGTGGGACGAGCTAGCGACGGCTGTACGCCATCACCGCGAGAAGTACTACAACCAGCAGCCAGAGATCTCGGATGGCGAGTTCGATCGGCTGTTTCGTGCGCTGGAGCAATTAGAGGCCGAGCATCCCGAGCTGCGGGTGCCGGATTCGCCGACGCTGCAGGTGGGCGCGCCGGTGGCGGAGTCGTCGAGCTTCGCTAATGTCACTCATTTGGAGCGGCTTTATAGTCTGGACAATGTTTTCACCCTCGAGGAGCTTAGGGCGTGGCTGGAGCGCACTTCTGCGGAGGAGTATCTCACTGAGCTGAAGATCGATGGCTTGTCGATCGATCTGGTCTATCGCAATGGACAGCTCGAGCGGGCAGCCACCCGTGGCGACGGCCGGGTGGGGGAGGATATTACCGCCAACGCCAAGGTGGTCGAGGACATCCCGCACCAGCTGCAGGGCAGCAAGGATTACCCAGTGCCTGAGCTAGTCGAGATCCGCGGCGAGGTATTCATCGCCATCGAGGATTTCGCCGATGTCAATGCTGCTCGCATCGATGAGGGCGGCAAGCCCTTCGCTAATCCGCGCAATGCTGCCGCGGGTAGCCTGCGGCAAAAAGATACCGCGGCGGTGCGGCGCCGGAAGTTGCGCATGATCTGCCACGGTATCGGCGCCCGAAAAGGTTTCGCGCCGGCATCGCAGCACGAGGCCTATGAGGCGATGACTGCGTGGGGTTTGCCCACCTCCGCCTACACCACCACGGCCGGAAGCGTCAGCGAGATTATTTCGCAGGTGGAGTATTGGCAGAAGCATCGCCACGACGCCGTCTTTGAACTCGATGGCCTTGTAGTCAAGGTCAATGACCTTCAGCAGCAGCGCGACTACGGGGCCACCTCTCGGGCGCCGCGCTGGGCGATCGCCTACAAGTATCCGCCGGAGGAGGTAACCACCACGCTCGTTGATATTCGGGCGAGCGTTGGCCGCACTGGGCGGGTCACCCCGTATGCGGTGATGGACCCGGTGTTCGTCGCCGGCTCGACGGTGAGTATGGCCACCCTGCACAATCCCGAAGAGGTGCGCCGTAAGGGAGTCCTCATCGGCGACACAGTGGTGATCCGCAAAGCCGGGGAGATCATTCCGGAGGTACTCGGCCCGGTGGCCGATACTCGCGACGGCAGCGAACGAGACTACATTTTCCCCACGCTCTGCCCCGAGTGCGGCGCCCGCTTGCGCCCAGCTAAAACCGACGACGCCGACTGGCGCTGCCCCAACACCCGATCCTGCCGCGGTCAGCTCACCGGCCGATTGTCCTACCTTGCCTCGCGCAGCGCCTTCGATATTGAGGCCCTCGGCGAGAAGGGCGCCCAGGATCTCATCGACCGGGGCATCCTCCGCGACGAAGCCGGCCTGTTTGACCTCAGCGAAAAGGATCTGCGCGCCTCTGCGGTCTACACCACCTCCACCGGTGCGATTAACGCCAGCGCGAAGAAGCTACTGGATAATCTCGCCGCCTCCATGACGGTGGAGCTGTGGCGGGTACTCGTGGCCCTATCGATCAGGCATGTTGGCCCCACCGCCGCCCGCGCCCTCGCGCAGCATTTTGGATCCATCCCAGCGCTTTTCGACGCTCCGCTGGAGGAGATTGCCGAAGTCGAAGGGGTAGGCCGCACCATCGCGGAATCAATCGCCGACTGGTGGGAGGTGGACTGGCACCGCGCCATCGTTGAACGGTGGGCGGCCAGCGGAGTGAGAATGACGGAAGAGCCGTCCGCTGCAGCCGAGCTGCCCCAGGTACTCGACGGCATGAGCATCGTGGTGACCGGCACGCTCGAGAACTTCACCCGCGATGAAGCCAAGGAGGCCATCATCTCCCGCGGCGGTAAGGCGGCATCCTCGGTATCAAAAAAGACCACCTATGTGGTGGTCGGGGAAAATGCTGGATCCAAGGAAACCAAGGCCCGAGACTTGGGCCTTGACATCCTCGACGAGGCCGGCTTTATGCAGCTTTTAGGATTGAGCCAATAA
- a CDS encoding amino acid-binding ACT domain protein, with protein sequence MSYLIRVLLPDEPGSLGLLAEAIGVIGGNIQSVDVVHQFDSGTVMDDIVVDLPTGTLPDSIVSAAQEIPGVIVDSLRPFSGVVDRRGQIRMLAAVAENSSRIDVAMQELVDVIPRTMTSGWAIVLGPAGRVAASTAAPEDDGNLPEINVQSARLLDPEEETWVPEHWALLDASLAVVPLGSTDLLLVVGRPGGPDFLSSEVEHLGNVGQVIGSILKAA encoded by the coding sequence GTGTCCTACCTAATACGAGTCCTCCTGCCCGACGAACCCGGCAGTCTCGGCCTGCTTGCTGAGGCGATCGGAGTCATTGGCGGCAATATCCAATCGGTGGATGTTGTGCACCAATTCGACAGCGGCACCGTCATGGATGACATCGTGGTGGATCTGCCGACTGGCACGCTTCCAGACAGCATCGTCTCCGCCGCGCAGGAAATCCCCGGTGTGATCGTCGATTCGCTGCGCCCCTTCTCTGGCGTGGTTGATCGCCGCGGCCAGATCAGAATGCTGGCCGCTGTCGCCGAAAATTCCTCGCGCATCGATGTAGCTATGCAGGAGCTTGTCGACGTCATCCCCCGCACAATGACCTCTGGGTGGGCCATTGTGCTCGGGCCGGCTGGGCGCGTCGCCGCCTCCACCGCAGCCCCCGAAGACGACGGCAACCTTCCGGAGATCAACGTTCAGTCGGCGCGACTGCTCGATCCCGAGGAGGAAACATGGGTGCCCGAGCACTGGGCTCTCTTGGACGCCTCGCTGGCCGTGGTGCCGCTGGGGTCCACCGACTTGCTACTGGTGGTGGGCCGCCCCGGTGGACCGGACTTCCTCTCCAGCGAGGTGGAGCACCTCGGCAATGTGGGCCAGGTTATTGGCTCAATCCTAAAAGCTGCATAA
- the gatC gene encoding Asp-tRNA(Asn)/Glu-tRNA(Gln) amidotransferase subunit GatC: MADISRSEVAHLADLARLALSDEELDHLGTQIINIVDHVEAVQEVDTDGVEPMSHPHSVSTGMREDVVKRSLSPEQALDQAPDSAEQRFAVPRILGE; encoded by the coding sequence GTGGCTGATATTTCTCGTAGCGAGGTAGCCCACCTGGCTGATCTCGCCCGGCTAGCCCTAAGCGACGAGGAGCTCGATCACCTCGGCACGCAGATCATCAACATCGTTGATCACGTCGAGGCTGTGCAGGAAGTAGACACCGACGGAGTCGAGCCGATGAGCCACCCGCACTCGGTGTCCACCGGGATGCGCGAGGACGTAGTGAAGCGCTCGCTGAGCCCCGAACAGGCACTCGATCAGGCCCCCGACTCGGCCGAGCAGCGTTTCGCCGTGCCGCGGATTTTGGGCGAATAG
- the gatA gene encoding Asp-tRNA(Asn)/Glu-tRNA(Gln) amidotransferase subunit GatA translates to MSSYVESSVELLSLSAAELAKKIHSGELSSREVTQAYLDRIDEVDDEIGAFLYVGAEQACAAADAVDEAIARGEQPASPLAGVPVALKDVFVTTDAPTTAASKMLEGYMSPYDATVTAKLREAGIPILGKTNMDEFAMGSSTENSAYKLTRNPYDTQRTPGGSGGGSAAALASLQAPLAIGTDTGGSIRQPAALTNTVGVKPTYGTVSRYGLIACASSLDQGGPAARTVLDTALLHEVIAGEDPFDATSVRKPVAPVVEAAKKGAHGDLSGITVGCPKQFIRDGYQAGVLETIDASLEQLKQQGATIVEVDCPSFDHALNAYYLIQTSEISSNLARFDGMRYGLRTGDDGSHSANDVMAMSRAAGFGDEVKRRIILGTYTLSVGYYDAYYLQAQRVRTMIARDFARAFDSVDVIAGPVTPTTAFNLGEKLDDPLAMYNFDLFTLPLNLAGLAGMSVPAGMAPDSGLPVGLQLMAPAFCDDRLYTVGAAFEAGRS, encoded by the coding sequence ATGAGCTCTTATGTTGAATCGAGCGTAGAACTCCTCTCGCTCAGCGCCGCCGAACTCGCTAAGAAGATCCACTCCGGTGAGCTCTCCTCCCGCGAGGTTACTCAGGCCTATCTCGACCGCATCGACGAGGTCGATGACGAGATCGGCGCGTTTCTCTATGTTGGCGCCGAGCAGGCCTGCGCTGCCGCCGACGCAGTGGACGAGGCCATCGCCCGCGGTGAGCAGCCGGCGTCGCCGCTGGCCGGTGTGCCGGTGGCCCTGAAGGACGTCTTCGTCACCACCGATGCCCCCACCACGGCGGCGTCGAAAATGCTCGAGGGCTACATGAGCCCCTACGATGCCACCGTGACCGCCAAGCTGCGCGAGGCAGGCATCCCGATTCTCGGCAAGACCAACATGGATGAGTTCGCCATGGGGTCGTCCACCGAGAACTCGGCCTACAAGCTCACCCGCAACCCCTACGACACCCAGCGCACCCCCGGCGGATCCGGCGGTGGCTCGGCGGCAGCATTGGCCTCGCTGCAGGCGCCGCTGGCGATCGGCACCGACACCGGTGGTTCCATCCGCCAGCCTGCGGCACTGACCAACACCGTCGGCGTCAAGCCCACCTACGGCACCGTGTCCCGATACGGCCTGATCGCCTGCGCCTCCTCCCTCGACCAGGGCGGCCCGGCTGCACGCACGGTGCTCGACACCGCCTTGCTGCACGAGGTAATCGCCGGTGAAGATCCCTTCGACGCCACCTCCGTGCGCAAGCCGGTGGCGCCTGTAGTCGAGGCGGCCAAAAAGGGCGCGCACGGCGATCTCAGTGGCATCACCGTGGGCTGCCCCAAGCAGTTCATTCGCGACGGCTACCAGGCCGGCGTACTCGAAACGATCGACGCCTCCCTCGAGCAGCTCAAGCAGCAGGGCGCAACCATCGTCGAAGTCGACTGCCCCAGCTTCGACCACGCCCTCAATGCTTACTACCTGATCCAGACCTCGGAGATCTCCTCCAACCTGGCGCGCTTCGATGGCATGCGCTACGGACTACGCACCGGCGACGATGGCTCCCACTCCGCCAATGACGTGATGGCCATGTCCCGCGCCGCCGGCTTCGGCGACGAGGTCAAGCGCCGCATCATCCTGGGCACCTATACGCTCTCAGTCGGCTACTACGACGCCTACTACCTGCAAGCCCAGCGCGTGCGCACCATGATCGCCCGCGATTTTGCCCGCGCCTTTGACAGCGTCGACGTCATCGCCGGCCCCGTCACACCGACCACCGCCTTCAACCTCGGTGAGAAGCTCGACGACCCGCTCGCCATGTACAACTTCGACCTGTTCACCCTGCCGCTGAACCTGGCAGGACTCGCCGGCATGTCCGTGCCCGCCGGCATGGCCCCCGACAGCGGCCTGCCCGTAGGCCTGCAGCTGATGGCCCCGGCCTTCTGCGACGACCGCCTCTACACCGTCGGCGCTGCCTTCGAAGCAGGGCGATCCTAA
- the thpR gene encoding RNA 2',3'-cyclic phosphodiesterase produces MRLKSTGEAAALSSTNLRVFSAVYPSMAAREHLATLLRSSTTDTCLRWQSSDTWHITCQFYGRIPLNTVEEISGYLAESLSTVAPFRLALQGAGHFQQRCLWIGVGEGSHAMSECMQRSLLPGTTAEHDPRPHLTVARCPRTPQVDRRHQQPPHAESVLTGLAADFTSYVGPCFLVDRVHLMASELGAAPGVPARHTLISEIPLGQKLPRLTSIGQAGR; encoded by the coding sequence GTGAGACTTAAAAGCACTGGTGAGGCGGCTGCGTTGAGTTCGACAAACCTGCGTGTATTTAGCGCGGTGTATCCGTCCATGGCTGCTAGAGAGCACCTGGCAACTCTGTTGCGTAGTAGCACTACGGACACGTGCCTGCGGTGGCAGTCATCAGATACGTGGCACATCACTTGTCAGTTTTACGGCCGCATTCCCTTAAACACCGTGGAGGAGATCAGCGGCTATCTGGCGGAGTCGCTCAGCACGGTGGCGCCGTTTCGCCTCGCACTGCAGGGCGCGGGCCATTTTCAACAGCGGTGTCTGTGGATCGGTGTGGGCGAGGGCAGCCACGCGATGAGTGAATGCATGCAGCGCTCGCTCCTGCCGGGTACCACGGCCGAGCATGACCCGCGCCCGCATCTCACCGTGGCGAGATGCCCACGAACTCCGCAGGTTGATCGACGCCACCAACAGCCACCGCACGCCGAATCCGTCCTCACTGGTCTTGCTGCCGATTTCACTAGTTATGTGGGGCCCTGTTTCCTCGTTGATCGGGTGCACCTGATGGCCTCAGAACTCGGTGCCGCGCCTGGAGTCCCAGCTCGGCACACCCTCATCAGCGAGATACCGCTAGGACAAAAATTGCCCCGCCTGACCTCGATAGGTCAGGCGGGGCGGTAG
- a CDS encoding DHA2 family efflux MFS transporter permease subunit: MSTPRFPSRDRDAASLSTGEEAGREVASISMHSESAERSESKGEEQRSMRPQWKALAALCIGFFMILLDQTIVAVATPQLYEQLDATLTQVVWVTSSYLLCFAVPLLVTGRLGDRFGQREVYIVGMAVFTLSSLACGLAQSVHALIIARAVQGIGAALLTPQTMSVINRIFPRDRRGAAMGVWGAVAGLANLAGPLLGGVLVSRFGWQWIFFINVPIGVVSIVLVWAWVPSLDRVARRIDVASVAISMAGVCAFVFAVQQGPALHYAAVVWVLLLFALCCVVAFIVLQRRAARAGRDPLVPLEIFGFRNFSIGAFSIATMGFCVNSMMLPIMMFLQSTHDMDAQAASLLLVPMALVACVLAPITGRMSDRVHPRTMSVIGFGGCVIALGIMTVFMLIDAAPLLMMIPITLFGVTSAFVWAPNSVATMRELTPQLSGAGSGVYNTTRQLGSVIGAAAVGAVLSTSEALAMALPMLAMICGLMSVSKYTFPKSEETAVRSGITHG; the protein is encoded by the coding sequence ATGTCTACTCCTCGTTTTCCTAGTCGAGACCGTGACGCGGCGTCGCTGAGTACGGGGGAGGAAGCTGGCAGGGAGGTGGCGTCGATAAGCATGCATTCTGAAAGCGCCGAGCGGAGCGAGTCGAAAGGCGAGGAGCAGAGGAGTATGCGGCCGCAGTGGAAGGCGCTGGCGGCGCTGTGCATCGGGTTTTTTATGATCCTGCTGGATCAGACCATCGTCGCGGTGGCCACCCCGCAGCTCTACGAGCAGCTCGATGCGACACTGACTCAGGTGGTGTGGGTGACAAGCAGTTATCTGCTGTGTTTTGCGGTGCCGCTGTTGGTGACGGGCAGGCTGGGGGATCGATTCGGTCAGCGCGAGGTCTACATAGTGGGCATGGCGGTGTTTACGCTGTCGTCGCTGGCGTGTGGGCTGGCGCAGTCGGTTCATGCGCTGATCATTGCTCGCGCTGTGCAGGGCATAGGTGCGGCGCTGCTGACTCCGCAGACAATGAGCGTGATCAACCGCATCTTCCCGCGCGATCGGCGCGGCGCCGCCATGGGGGTGTGGGGCGCTGTCGCGGGCCTGGCGAATCTCGCCGGGCCCCTGCTGGGCGGGGTGCTGGTGTCCCGTTTCGGTTGGCAGTGGATCTTTTTCATCAACGTCCCGATTGGGGTGGTCTCGATTGTGCTGGTGTGGGCGTGGGTGCCGTCGCTGGATCGGGTGGCGCGTCGCATCGACGTGGCAAGCGTGGCGATCAGCATGGCGGGGGTGTGCGCGTTCGTCTTCGCGGTGCAGCAGGGGCCCGCCCTACACTACGCAGCAGTCGTATGGGTGTTGCTGCTGTTCGCACTCTGCTGCGTAGTAGCATTCATCGTCCTGCAGCGCCGTGCCGCCCGCGCGGGTCGCGACCCACTGGTGCCGCTGGAGATTTTCGGATTTCGGAACTTTTCCATTGGGGCGTTTTCGATTGCGACGATGGGGTTTTGCGTGAACTCGATGATGTTACCGATCATGATGTTTTTGCAGTCAACGCACGACATGGATGCCCAAGCCGCCAGCCTCCTGCTGGTTCCTATGGCGTTGGTCGCCTGCGTGCTTGCCCCTATCACTGGGCGCATGTCCGATCGCGTGCACCCGCGCACCATGTCGGTGATTGGTTTCGGCGGCTGCGTTATCGCGCTGGGCATCATGACGGTATTCATGCTTATCGACGCCGCCCCGCTGCTCATGATGATCCCGATTACTTTATTCGGCGTGACGAGCGCGTTTGTCTGGGCCCCAAATTCGGTAGCCACCATGCGAGAGCTGACCCCGCAGCTATCTGGGGCGGGCTCGGGGGTCTATAACACTACGCGTCAGCTTGGTTCAGTGATCGGTGCCGCCGCGGTGGGGGCGGTGCTGTCTACGAGTGAAGCACTCGCGATGGCGCTGCCGATGCTGGCCATGATCTGTGGGTTGATGAGTGTAAGCAAATACACGTTTCCGAAATCGGAAGAAACGGCTGTCCGATCGGGCATTACGCACGGATAA
- a CDS encoding 6-phosphofructokinase, giving the protein MRIATLTSGGDCPGLNAVIRGIVRTATAEYGSTVVGYQDGWVGLLEDRRTQLYDDESIDRILLRGGTILGTGRLHPNQFRDGIDQVKANLADAGIDALIPIGGEGTLKGAKWLSDNGIPVVGVPKTIDNDVNGTDYTFGFDTAVSVATDAIDRLHTTAESHNRVMIVEVMGRHVGWIALHAGMAGGAHYIVVPEHPFDINDICKRMERRFQMGEKYGIIVVAEGALPKEGTMDFNEGEEDQFGHKTFNGIGQVIGEEIKKRLGQDVRTTVLGHIQRGGTPTAFDRVLATRYGVHAARACHSGDFGKSVALRGEHIELVDLDVAVGKLKSVPEGRYRTAQALFG; this is encoded by the coding sequence ATGCGTATTGCGACTCTTACTTCTGGTGGCGACTGCCCCGGCCTGAATGCTGTTATCCGCGGTATTGTTCGTACTGCGACCGCCGAATATGGTTCCACGGTGGTGGGATACCAAGATGGCTGGGTGGGCCTGCTTGAGGATCGCCGCACCCAGCTCTATGACGATGAGAGTATTGACCGCATTCTGCTGCGCGGCGGCACTATTTTGGGTACCGGTCGCCTGCACCCTAACCAGTTCCGCGATGGGATCGACCAGGTCAAGGCGAATCTTGCTGACGCTGGTATCGATGCCCTGATCCCGATCGGCGGTGAGGGAACCCTCAAGGGAGCCAAGTGGCTGTCCGATAACGGTATCCCGGTGGTGGGCGTGCCGAAGACCATTGATAATGACGTCAACGGCACTGACTACACCTTCGGCTTCGACACTGCTGTGTCAGTAGCCACCGACGCTATCGACCGGCTGCACACCACCGCCGAGTCGCACAATCGTGTGATGATCGTGGAGGTTATGGGCCGGCATGTCGGGTGGATTGCGTTGCACGCCGGTATGGCCGGTGGTGCCCACTACATTGTGGTGCCCGAGCATCCCTTCGATATCAACGACATCTGTAAGCGCATGGAGCGTCGATTCCAGATGGGCGAGAAGTACGGCATTATCGTTGTCGCTGAGGGTGCGCTGCCGAAGGAAGGCACTATGGACTTCAACGAGGGCGAAGAAGACCAGTTTGGTCACAAGACCTTCAATGGCATTGGCCAAGTCATTGGCGAGGAGATCAAGAAGCGTCTCGGCCAGGATGTGCGCACCACTGTGCTGGGCCATATCCAGCGCGGCGGTACCCCGACTGCGTTCGATCGCGTTCTCGCTACCCGTTATGGCGTGCACGCGGCCCGCGCCTGCCACAGCGGCGATTTTGGTAAGTCCGTGGCTCTGCGCGGTGAGCACATCGAACTGGTGGACCTCGATGTAGCAGTGGGCAAACTCAAGAGCGTGCCCGAGGGGCGCTACCGCACCGCTCAGGCGCTCTTTGGTTAA
- the gatB gene encoding Asp-tRNA(Asn)/Glu-tRNA(Gln) amidotransferase subunit GatB, with protein MTQADFDLMDFEDVLATYDPVMGLEVHVELSTETKMFSASSAHFGAAPNSNVDPVSLGLPGALPVVNAKGVEWAIKIGLALNCSIAESSRFARKNYFYPDQPKNYQISQYDEPIAYDGYLDVVLDDGEVFRVEIERAHMEEDTAKLTHLGGADGRLQGATSSLVDCNRAGVPLIEIVTKPIEGAGARTPEVARAYVSSLRDLVKSLGVSDARMDQGSMRCDANLSLRPIGQSEFGTRTETKNINSVRSVEQAVRFEMQRQAAVLQAGGSIRQETRHYQETDGTTTQGRRKETADDYRYFNDPDLPPVFAPREWVEEIRATLPELPWVRKARLQQEWELSDASMRDLVNAGALDLIVATMEAGTTSAEARSWWVSYLSQKANELDVDLEQLAITPEQVAEVVGMINEGKLTNKLARQAVDGVLAGEGSVSEVVASRGLEVVRDDGAIEKAVDEALAANPDIVEKYKAGNKKVTGAIVGAVMKATRGKADPAVVNQLIATKLK; from the coding sequence ATGACGCAAGCGGATTTTGACTTGATGGACTTCGAGGATGTTCTCGCCACCTACGATCCCGTGATGGGGCTTGAGGTGCACGTAGAGCTCTCTACCGAGACGAAGATGTTCTCGGCGAGCTCCGCGCATTTCGGCGCCGCCCCGAACTCGAATGTGGACCCGGTGAGCCTGGGACTTCCCGGTGCGTTGCCGGTGGTCAACGCCAAGGGCGTGGAATGGGCAATCAAAATTGGTTTGGCGTTGAATTGCTCGATTGCGGAGTCCTCCCGCTTTGCGCGCAAGAACTACTTTTACCCAGACCAGCCGAAGAATTACCAGATCTCGCAGTACGATGAGCCGATCGCCTATGACGGCTATCTTGATGTTGTGCTCGATGACGGCGAAGTGTTTCGCGTTGAAATCGAACGCGCCCACATGGAGGAAGACACCGCGAAGCTCACCCACCTCGGTGGCGCCGATGGTCGCCTGCAGGGCGCAACCTCGTCGCTGGTGGACTGCAACCGTGCCGGTGTGCCGCTCATCGAGATCGTAACCAAGCCGATCGAGGGCGCCGGCGCGCGCACCCCCGAGGTGGCCCGCGCGTATGTCTCCTCCCTGCGGGATCTCGTGAAGTCCCTCGGGGTCTCCGATGCGCGCATGGACCAAGGCTCGATGCGGTGCGACGCTAACCTGTCGCTGCGCCCCATTGGTCAGAGTGAATTCGGTACCCGTACCGAGACCAAAAACATCAACTCGGTGCGATCTGTCGAGCAGGCCGTGCGCTTCGAGATGCAGCGCCAAGCCGCCGTGCTGCAGGCAGGTGGGTCTATCCGTCAGGAAACCCGGCACTACCAAGAAACCGACGGCACTACCACCCAAGGGCGCCGCAAAGAAACCGCGGATGATTACCGCTACTTCAACGATCCCGACCTACCGCCGGTGTTTGCTCCGCGCGAGTGGGTAGAGGAGATCCGCGCCACCCTGCCGGAGCTTCCCTGGGTGCGTAAAGCTCGGCTGCAGCAGGAATGGGAGCTTTCCGACGCCTCCATGCGCGACCTGGTCAACGCCGGTGCCCTCGATCTGATCGTCGCCACCATGGAGGCAGGCACCACCTCCGCCGAGGCTCGTTCTTGGTGGGTGTCCTACCTCTCCCAAAAGGCCAATGAACTCGATGTTGATCTTGAGCAGCTTGCTATCACCCCAGAGCAGGTCGCTGAAGTGGTCGGCATGATCAACGAGGGCAAACTCACCAACAAACTCGCCCGCCAGGCCGTAGACGGTGTGCTCGCCGGCGAGGGCAGCGTCTCCGAAGTTGTGGCCTCGCGTGGCCTGGAAGTGGTGCGCGATGATGGCGCCATCGAAAAGGCCGTCGACGAAGCCCTCGCCGCCAACCCCGACATCGTGGAGAAATACAAGGCAGGCAACAAAAAGGTCACCGGCGCCATCGTTGGCGCAGTGATGAAGGCCACGCGGGGCAAGGCCGACCCGGCAGTAGTGAACCAGCTGATTGCCACCAAACTGAAGTAA